In one window of Henckelia pumila isolate YLH828 chromosome 1, ASM3356847v2, whole genome shotgun sequence DNA:
- the LOC140875657 gene encoding uncharacterized protein isoform X2 has product MLFQPIHLNKAIKSKYFKLFAIPSSNSTINIGPDSPANTIMKFYTAINEKKLKKLDKLMAEDCFFEDFSFSKPFHGKKEILHFLEQIISCMGQNMQFSIDHICEGNDFTAAVSWHLDWNNIQVPLTRGCSNYSLSADGDKLVIKKVRVFIEPPIKLGGVALTMFKIVTLLFDTFPAATECMVPEKSSYHVSSASTGLQYCYTANHKSISSMVH; this is encoded by the exons ATGCTGTTCCAGCCGATACATTTAAATAAGGCCATCAAAAGCAAATACTTTAAACTATTTGCGATTCCATCTAGCAATTCTACCATCAACATAGGCCCAGATTCTCCTGCAAACACAATTATGAAGTTCTACACTGCCATTAATGAAAAGAAGTTGAAGAAACTAGACAAATTGATGGCAGAAGATTGTTTCTTCGAAGACTTCTCTTTCTCTAAACCGTTCCACGGAAAAAAG GAGATTTTGCATTTCTTGGAGCAAATAATTTCATGTATGGGTCAAAATATGCAGTTCAGCATTGATCATATATGCGAAGGGAATGACTTCACCGCTGCAGTCAGTTGGCATTTAG ATTGGAATAATATACAAGTCCCATTAACCAGAGGATGCAGCAATTACTCACTATCAGCAGATGGAGATAAGCTAGTCATCAA GAAAGTTCGAGTTTTCATCGAGCCACCTATCAAATTGGGAGGTGTAGCGCTG ACAATGTTCAAGATTGTGACTTTGCTATTCGACACATTCCCAGCTGCTACAGAATGTAT GGTTCCTGAAAAGTCCTCATATCATGTTTCAAGTGCTTCTACAGGCCTACAGTATTGTTATACAGCCAATCATAAGTCCATTTCAAGCATGGTACATTAA
- the LOC140875657 gene encoding uncharacterized protein isoform X1, with the protein MLFQPIHLNKAIKSKYFKLFAIPSSNSTINIGPDSPANTIMKFYTAINEKKLKKLDKLMAEDCFFEDFSFSKPFHGKKEILHFLEQIISCMGQNMQFSIDHICEGNDFTAAVSWHLDWNNIQVPLTRGCSNYSLSADGDKLVIKKVRVFIEPPIKLGGVALTMFKIVTLLFDTFPAATEWFLKSPHIMFQVLLQAYSIVIQPIISPFQAWYIKLMQFAACILSIILKTIYYLSKNLKL; encoded by the exons ATGCTGTTCCAGCCGATACATTTAAATAAGGCCATCAAAAGCAAATACTTTAAACTATTTGCGATTCCATCTAGCAATTCTACCATCAACATAGGCCCAGATTCTCCTGCAAACACAATTATGAAGTTCTACACTGCCATTAATGAAAAGAAGTTGAAGAAACTAGACAAATTGATGGCAGAAGATTGTTTCTTCGAAGACTTCTCTTTCTCTAAACCGTTCCACGGAAAAAAG GAGATTTTGCATTTCTTGGAGCAAATAATTTCATGTATGGGTCAAAATATGCAGTTCAGCATTGATCATATATGCGAAGGGAATGACTTCACCGCTGCAGTCAGTTGGCATTTAG ATTGGAATAATATACAAGTCCCATTAACCAGAGGATGCAGCAATTACTCACTATCAGCAGATGGAGATAAGCTAGTCATCAA GAAAGTTCGAGTTTTCATCGAGCCACCTATCAAATTGGGAGGTGTAGCGCTG ACAATGTTCAAGATTGTGACTTTGCTATTCGACACATTCCCAGCTGCTACAGAAT GGTTCCTGAAAAGTCCTCATATCATGTTTCAAGTGCTTCTACAGGCCTACAGTATTGTTATACAGCCAATCATAAGTCCATTTCAAGCATGGTACATTAAACTCATGCAATTTGCAGCTTGCATTCTCAGCATCATCCTCAAAACAATATATTACCTCTCCAAGAATTTGAAACTGTAA
- the LOC140875657 gene encoding uncharacterized protein isoform X3 — MLFQPIHLNKAIKSKYFKLFAIPSSNSTINIGPDSPANTIMKFYTAINEKKLKKLDKLMAEDCFFEDFSFSKPFHGKKEILHFLEQIISCMGQNMQFSIDHICEGNDFTAAVSWHLDWNNIQVPLTRGCSNYSLSADGDKLVIKKVRVFIEPPIKLGGVALGS; from the exons ATGCTGTTCCAGCCGATACATTTAAATAAGGCCATCAAAAGCAAATACTTTAAACTATTTGCGATTCCATCTAGCAATTCTACCATCAACATAGGCCCAGATTCTCCTGCAAACACAATTATGAAGTTCTACACTGCCATTAATGAAAAGAAGTTGAAGAAACTAGACAAATTGATGGCAGAAGATTGTTTCTTCGAAGACTTCTCTTTCTCTAAACCGTTCCACGGAAAAAAG GAGATTTTGCATTTCTTGGAGCAAATAATTTCATGTATGGGTCAAAATATGCAGTTCAGCATTGATCATATATGCGAAGGGAATGACTTCACCGCTGCAGTCAGTTGGCATTTAG ATTGGAATAATATACAAGTCCCATTAACCAGAGGATGCAGCAATTACTCACTATCAGCAGATGGAGATAAGCTAGTCATCAA GAAAGTTCGAGTTTTCATCGAGCCACCTATCAAATTGGGAGGTGTAGCGCTG GGTTCCTGA